The genomic stretch AAGCGAACCGCCATACCGGTCGGTGCGACGGTTGGAATTCGGACGGATGAACTGTTCGAGCAGATAACCGTTTGCTGCATGAAGCTCAACACCGTCAAATCCTGCCGACACTGCATTCTCCGCCGCACGGGCATACTCTGCGACAGCATCGGTGATATCCTTCCCGCTCATCGCTTCAGGTATCGGGAAAGGCTTAAGCCCGTCAGCATCCGTATACATCTCTCCGGAAGCGGCCACAGCAGAAGGTGCAATCACGCGGGCTCCTGCGGGCAGGTTGAGCTGATGGGCAATACGGCCACAATGCATGAGCTGCAGAAACATTTTTGCTCCCCCCTCATGCACCGCTTCAGTAACGGCTTTCCATCCCTCTACCTGGGACGGGGAGAATATTCCGGGTATGCGGGGATAGCCAAGACCATTCGGTGATGAGGATGTTCCTTCGGTGATGATCAGCCCCGCCGAACTGCGTTGAGCGTAGTACTCCGCCATGAGCGCGGTGGGGATATTTCCGGTTGCGCGGCTGCGGGTCATTGGCGCCATGACCATACGGTTCTGCAGCATGATGGGGCCAAGAGAGGCCGGAGAGAAGAGTAGAGACATGGTAAACTCCCGGAGGAAAAAGGGTTCAAGTACAAGTCACAACCAACAGCGCTATAAGGGTGTTGATCTTCCCATTAACACCTGTATCAACTTTATGGTTCATGAAGGTCATCAGGAAATTCTCTTCAGAAAATCTCTTACCGCGATCAGAAAGGCTTCAGGCTGCTCTTCGTGGGGAAGATGACCGCAATCTGGAACCACCACCAGCTCAGCCTCTGCAAGCTCACCGGCAAGCCGGATGCTCTCCTCTTTTTTAACCATGACATCGTACTCTCCCGTAATCACCAAAGAGGGTTTCCTCATGGTCTTGATTTGTTCATCAAGCTTGAGATGGTGTGTCTCAAGAAATACCTCAAAAAACG from Candidatus Chlorobium masyuteum encodes the following:
- a CDS encoding alkene reductase gives rise to the protein MSLLFSPASLGPIMLQNRMVMAPMTRSRATGNIPTALMAEYYAQRSSAGLIITEGTSSSPNGLGYPRIPGIFSPSQVEGWKAVTEAVHEGGAKMFLQLMHCGRIAHQLNLPAGARVIAPSAVAASGEMYTDADGLKPFPIPEAMSGKDITDAVAEYARAAENAVSAGFDGVELHAANGYLLEQFIRPNSNRRTDRYGGSLENRARFLFEVTAAVSEAIGRERVGIRLSPFGVFNDMPLYDNMEEEYAWLATELNRSAPAYLHIVDHSSMGAPVVPESIKATFRREFRGALILSGGYDATLAESDLERGRCDLVAFGRAFIANPDLVKRWKTGAPLNTPDMDTFYTPGEKGYTDYPAAPL